ATCTATTAGtgaagatataaaatacgattaatacaaaataaatttaacaatttattttcaacatttattctataatattaaaaattaaattgtagtTTTACCTGTTGTGCAGTAATCGGATGTTCCCACATCTTTGTATTCATTGCAGGACAAAACAATAAAGGTTTTGAAGGATCCCAAGCACGAGCTACGCAAGTGAGTATATTGTCACATATTCCAGAAGACATTTTACCAAGAGTATTAGCATCTATCGGtgcaattaaaaatagatCTGCCCATTTAACCAGATCAATATGTAATACCGGATCACCTCTATCTTGCCATGCAGCCCATTCCACTGTATCCGATAGTACCTGAATTCCTGGTGGTAACTCAGcctcttttaaaaaatgttttgccCTTTCAGTAACGACAACTCTTACTTCCAAATTACTTTTCCATAATTTATCCACTAAAAGAGGCAGTTTAATCGTCGCGACGCTACCAGTGCAACCAATTAATACTCTTTTTCTTGAGGCACTTGccattttgaaaagaatttcagAAAAGCAGTTCGCAAAAGCACGCTCTAATAAGCAATATGAATATATGCTTGATATTCCAAATGAACTTTTACCTTTTGGATCCTATAAACGTGTGTATACAAAGAAGTATACTTTATAGAATAGgccttttaatatataagtataagtaTCACTTATTCTTGAATATCTtttgtgtatttttttctcttcttttttctttctttaataaagtATGGTATATcctatttatttgatatacttTAAACAATGTCCACAAACTACATTTACATGATAacaattgtatgtatatacatatatatatatatatatatatatatactctttttaAAATCTCATTAAAGCTCTAAAGCACTATTGACACTTTCCTTTGAACGGATTCTTCTAAATGCTTCGTTTAATCACTTCCAAAGTTCTtccctttcttattctttttgtttgataAGATTGGCAGTAATATATTCTTCTAAATGTGATGAATCACATGCAACTTAACTCGCACTCTAACTTCTATAGATTTCTAAAACGCATGAACATTAACTGTCTTAAAAAGACATACCAAGAACTTATCGTACAGTCTgagaacaatatatattttatgaacttTAAACTGGTATTCAATTTGTAACTTTTAACCTGGATTCCTTATGATAAGGGAAATATAGTGACATAGATATTACGTAGATGATGATCAATTTTTTCTACGTTTTGTTAATCAAGCAAATATTCGTGAAACTGTTAcgttttttttacttcatcgGTAAAACCTAATTTCGACCAATCTTCACGCGCCATAAGATTTTTATCCATTCGACAATCGAGATAATCCTTGGCAATATGTCTGCACATtgtattttgattattatgttCTAATAGACATCTAAGATAGTCGATCATTACTTGTTTGCAGAAGCCTTCATGATCGAGAGGAAAACTACCCTTTTCGGGTGGCACTGGCTTGAAAGATTTTTGCCCAAACGTATACGAGGACATAATTTAGATCTAATCgcatgggggaaaaaaaaaaataagagagaaagagagaaaagaattagaagaaaGTACAATGAACGAACATAGAGAACTCTAAAATGTCCCACTTAAGATTCACTTAAAACACGAACAACGTAAAAGCCTTTCCAATGATCGTacaatcttttatttcgttcaatGATAAGCGCCATCTTCTGGATT
The window above is part of the Vespa velutina chromosome 24, iVesVel2.1, whole genome shotgun sequence genome. Proteins encoded here:
- the LOC124957111 gene encoding phosphopantothenoylcysteine decarboxylase, giving the protein MASASRKRVLIGCTGSVATIKLPLLVDKLWKSNLEVRVVVTERAKHFLKEAELPPGIQVLSDTVEWAAWQDRGDPVLHIDLVKWADLFLIAPIDANTLGKMSSGICDNILTCVARAWDPSKPLLFCPAMNTKMWEHPITAQQISLLKSWGYRELPCISKTLMCGDTGIGGMAEVDTIVQTTLRLLNPWDPYSPPDLRM
- the LOC124957112 gene encoding cytochrome c oxidase assembly protein COX19, coding for MSSYTFGQKSFKPVPPEKGSFPLDHEGFCKQVMIDYLRCLLEHNNQNTMCRHIAKDYLDCRMDKNLMAREDWSKLGFTDEVKKT